From Pseudarthrobacter equi, a single genomic window includes:
- a CDS encoding histidine phosphatase family protein, which yields MATVILVRHGRTTANASGILAGRAAGVGLDQTGLEQAAFAGDRLAVLPLAGVVSSPLERCRETARLILDRQAGSPAAPVESDLTECDYGQWQGRKLSDLATEDLWGAVQSQPSTVVFPGGESMAAMQARSVAAIRRHDAAFEAGHGPGAVWVAVSHGDVIKSILADALGMHLDLFQRINVGPASISIVHYGPARPSVYATNTDAGDLAWLTHGITSGDAPVGGGAGQAAT from the coding sequence ATGGCAACAGTAATCCTCGTGCGGCACGGCCGCACCACCGCTAATGCGTCCGGGATCCTGGCCGGCCGGGCCGCCGGCGTGGGCCTGGACCAGACCGGACTTGAGCAGGCGGCTTTCGCCGGAGACCGCCTTGCCGTGCTGCCCCTGGCGGGCGTGGTGTCCAGTCCCCTTGAGCGTTGCCGGGAAACCGCACGGCTCATCCTCGACCGGCAGGCAGGCAGCCCTGCCGCTCCCGTCGAGTCCGACCTCACGGAATGTGATTACGGGCAGTGGCAGGGCCGCAAGCTCAGTGACCTCGCCACCGAAGACCTGTGGGGTGCGGTGCAGTCACAGCCGTCCACAGTCGTTTTCCCGGGCGGTGAATCGATGGCCGCGATGCAGGCCCGGTCAGTGGCGGCAATCCGGCGCCATGACGCGGCATTCGAAGCCGGTCACGGTCCGGGAGCCGTATGGGTGGCCGTGAGCCACGGCGACGTCATCAAATCAATCCTGGCCGACGCGCTTGGGATGCATCTGGACCTCTTCCAGCGCATCAACGTGGGTCCGGCCTCCATCTCGATAGTGCATTACGGTCCCGCCCGGCCAAGCGTCTACGCCACCAACACCGACGCAGGGGATCTTGCGTGGCTCACCCACGGCATCACATCCGGCGATGCGCCGGTGGGCGGCGGCGCGGGACAGGCTGCCACCTAG